A window of Oryza glaberrima chromosome 2, OglaRS2, whole genome shotgun sequence genomic DNA:
CCCATATATATGCCGCATTACTAAGATTCAAAAATTCTAGttacatgtgtgtaaaactcggacccaaaatttttaaactcgtgttcacactataaaaacttgttaaatttagttgaattttgtagGAATGATTTATTATATAGAGAAGCAACTTTGTACAAATTCTTGAAACATTTATACATGTGAAGTCATTTTAGCTCGAACCCCTTAAATCTAGGTTCTAATGGTTTAAGCCGTTTGATCCATTTATAATTTTGGAGCGACCATAAAAATCCGTTATGATAAATTTACGGATAGGTTTAGTGAATAAATGGATCGACCGTACCCATTCCCATCCTGACTTTTCAATGTAATCCCAACCCTGGATTTGCCATGGTGCCTTATAGGATCGGTGTTGATTATATAGCCGATAGAAATAATGAAGATAAGTAAGCTAATTGTGGTTATATCGATCATAATTTTATAACCCTCCCACCATGTGGATTTATGTTTTCGACAAAATTAAGCAGACTGAAATCTGTgaaattttgaggtttttgGCATGGGACGGAAGTAGATTCCAAGTGAAATTTTGACTGGTTTTcgagaattcaaatttgaaacgtaAAAATTGATCCAAGTTCAACTagaatttgattgaaatttgtgaaaaatgtcATACCGCTAGCCGCTAGGGTATAGACTCTCAGTATCACAATACAAAAGACATAAACAAACATACATTTGTAGAACAATATAATAGAGCACCACATGTATGAAGCATGCATGATTTAGGATTAATGTACATCTTCGCTCTTAGGCAACAAAATGTTTACACGAACGAGTCAGCGGCATGACACATTTTTTTATGACTCATTAAGCGCTTCGGTTAATTCCTTAAGATGCTTCAGATTGATCAAACTATCCTTTTTCTTTCACGGCAATTAATAACGTTCACGATCAAATTAACAAGCCCCTATTGTAATCTCTGTCCACTAATCCCACGAATGAATTCCTCAATGTTCCTCTTTGCTACGCACAATGCCTCACCCGCCATAACCCTCTCCCTCAGCTCATCCAGCTTCTCCCGCAAGCGCCTCCCGTCCTCGCCTTCCATGATCCTCCCGACGCAATCCACCACCTCGCCACGGTCGGCACTGCGCAGCCTGATCCCTACCCCCCACGCCCTGACGATGTACGCGCAGTTGATGAACTGGTCGCCGGCCACCGGGTAGCACAGCATGCGAACCCCGTGCCGTATCGCctccagcgtcgagttccaGCCGCAGTGCGTGAGGTAGCACCCGACGGCGCCGTGCGCGAGGACGTCCTCCTGCGGCGCCCACGCGACGATCTTGCCGCGGCCGGAGTACTGATCCATGTATCCGGCGGGGAGGCCGGCTCGCCACGACGGGTCGTCCTTGAGGACCCACAGGAACGGCCGGCCGGTGGCCTCCaggccgacggcgagctcggtgATCTCGCCCGGCGCGATCGGCGCGACCCATGTCCCGAACGAGACGTACGCCACCGAACCTGGACGCTGCTGGTCGAGCCATTCCATGCAGCTGGTTCTGTCGTCTGCCTGACACGTGCTGGTGTCGTTCTTCGTCGTCTTCATTGGCGAACACCGCAAGTTGCTGTTGTCTTTTGCTCGATCAGTGACGATGGTGGCTAGCAATGGTCCAACTTGGAGGATTTGCTGGTCCTGCGGCAATGCCTGTTgctggtcggcgccggcggcgatggcctcgCCGGGGAAGGAGTTGACGAGGATGCAGCGGAGGGTCTTCACGCGCTCCATTGTCCGGAGCCAGAAGGCGAATCTTGATTTCTGggtcgccgcgtcgccgacgAGCCATGGCAAGTCTGTGGTGCTTAGCTCTAGTTCTTCGGGGAATAAGCTGATGATTTCAGCCTGGAGGTTTGCTTTTACTTGGCCCTGGTTTTTGTTGAATCCGTTTACTAATATGGGAATACCTGTTTccaaaaagaaaggggaaaaaaattaaaggtaTTGATCTGTAAAACCCTAATCGCAGCTGTAAACTGAACATTGGCACATGACTGGGGGAAATTATtcttgaaaaatttaaaaattgagaGTGGATGTAAATATGTAATAATAGGTTTGGTTAGACCACTATTCAACGTGCTACTTCTTAAAAGAAAGACACGGGTATACAAATTGCTAAATAAGGCTACTAAATTAATTGCTATAGTGAATAAATACAGTAAGATGCTTCTCAAGTTCCCAACGGCCTGTCCTACTTGTATTCTTCCATGCTTGAATTGCATCCGTATGTCAATGCAATTTTTAAGACTTTCGATCTGTCTATTTTAAAGTCTTTTATGGTACATCATTAATTGTTATTATATACATGTGTGAGCGGGTAGTACCATTAAATAAGTCATGGTAACAATTTGATGTCATACTATTAGTTATTTTAAAACATGCCATTTTAGATGTGTTTCATATGCAAAGCTTTTAAAAACAccattatttaaaatttttagattAGATGTACATTGtctgtccaaaaatataagcaatTGAAGCATTTAAACGTTATccaataatatataaattactacACTAGTATTTCTCGCATCAACCACTTCTTAATTACTAAAATTTCTTCCCTTTTTGCCCCAATTATTCTCAAACCCCCCATTCATCCTAAATgagcactattttttttctcctcgacCTTAAATATCCTTAATCCATGATAAATAACCTAGAAATATTTACTTGTTTAGTTGGTCTTTGCATCAGGAACAATTATGCCTTCTATTGAAAAATGTTGGGAGTATATTgttagatgaagggagtataaaatTGTATGCGTGATATATTACCTCAAAAACTACCTTGATATGTATAGGATTATAAgtttgttggatttttttttactattttaaaaaataacattcAAAGTTGCAACCTGAAGATAATTTCGATgttcaaaacatttttttttactaaagagTACTAGCCATCTATAGAATTAACGTAGTACAGTATTTTGTGATGTGCTTATGACAATTCAAAAGtcatttgcaccagatcgagaATTGTAGttaaaattgaagaaaaaaaaagcagaaagCCAGAAATGGGATGCATGGACGTTGCAGCAGCGCATACCGTATTCCGAGACGAGCCCCCTGTCGATGAGCTCGGGTATGGCCGCCACGACGCGGTAGCTCGCCAGCATCGCCGGCCAGAACCCCACGGCCGCCACGCCGCACCTCGCGGCCACCGGGACGGCCCACGACGCCAgtacgtcgacgacgacggttAGGCACGCTGCCCTCCGTCCAGCAGCTGCaaggcggtcgtcgtcgtcgtcgcgcatGAGCATGAGCACGCGCTCCAGGTGCGCGGGCATGCGATTCTCCATGGCGTGCAGGATGCTGGCGAAGCCCGGAGCGCcgtctccgtcgtcgccgtccgggATGCCGCTGGGGAAGGAGGCGAGcgccacgccgcctccgccgccgttcccgccgGCCCGCACGACGCGGCGGTGGATGAAATCGGGCAGGACGACGGTGGGCGCGacgtcgccgcgcgcggcgagggcgcgcgcCAGGTGGAGCATCGGGGTTACGTGGCCCTGCGCCGGGAACGGCACGAGGAAGACAACGGCTGATgcagcgccgtcgccatcgccgtcgacaGGCTTGCGTCCGGTGCCCAtgccgggcggcggccggcgatcgCGTGGCGCAACGTGATGTGTCTGGGAATTAAAAGATCGAGGCCgagggcgcggcgcgcggcgcgcggcgcgcgtggGGAGCTCGGCTTTGATTTTAGCCAGCTAGCGATCTCTCCTCCTTGGTCACGTTCCTTTCAAGACCCATTTTGACATTCGCTTAATTAAAACATTGTTCGCTTGTCATTTCTTAACGCAAAGTAAACGCTCCATTCCTTATCAGCGGCACCTGACGACACGGTTATCCATCTGCTGATACAGAGGTCTCGTCGAAACTGTGTGCTAATCCTACACCTGATGACAGAGTGGGCGAGGATGTCCGCTGTTTATActcgtatttttttttaaataatggaaTGAACATTTATACTCGTATTTAAACAGACGGTTTAATATACCACTTATTAAGTGACATTTAAATTACCATATACCTTTGTACATCATGTATTGTATCAAATTTTTAACTACCCAAATCTGCTACATATCATTAAACAAATAACCCACTAGAAAATAAATATAGCTAGTAGACATCTTATGAGAACACTGCGCCTGCCACTTTCAACCTTAACAATTTTTTAAATTACATTACAAGTAAATTGCACTGGTTGTACATAAACTTTACAGGTAGGTGCATGCCACCTAATGCACAAGCTTACAAACCGCCTATTTAGTGTATGAAGTTGTCCGGTACGTGCGAAACAATACTGGAGCGACACGTCATGACTAATAATTTGAGTTGAAACCTACTTACAATGGCATGCGCACGCATCAAAAGGTCATAAAAGGCATACCACATTTGTGAATGACCTCTACTTAGtatttatttgtgttttttattgTTTACAATTCATTTTATCCTTCATACTTCTATATATTATTCCCCTGTATAATCAACATCTACTATTATATATTTAACTGAGCACATGCATGTTTCTAGATGGCATCATCCTGATATGTGTACATATGTTGCATCCTAATAAAGGTTCAACTCAGTAAGATTAACCATGCATGCTTAGCCTTGGTTCACACAGACCATGCAAGTCTGTGCGCTGAAATAAGCATCTTGCAAGTTTGTGTATTAGATTACATCCGCCTATAAAATTTGTATACCACTaatacaatttactcttaaatCATCAAATTTTTGTAGGGTAAGAAACTAAACATAATATTACCATTGTTATCCTACCAAACTTTAGTAATTCCGGAAGTTTCCTCTCATAAAAACACAATCAAAAGTTAGTAAGACAAACCAAACAACATctaaatttggtaatgtaaaatATGTCAAATTTTAGGTAAGGTTCGTTTGGGCAACTAGCCAAACAAGCCCATATATCACCTAGTTGATGTAGTGGAATGATGGAGTACATTTTGCTTAGTGCAAGGTGTAATTTACTATTATTAATTAGTTTTTACACGAGCAATGAAGGTAACCTAAACAGTTACATAAGTACTCATTATTTTGAAATTCTTTTACAAGTACTATTTCCgtatctaattaaaaaaaatacaactatcATATAATAAGTATGTAACACATGTTAGAAACTCTTAACTAGAACAATACAATAATGAATAAACTATATATGCACCAATCTTCCAGTATCGTGAAAATTAGTGCTGCCAGGTCTGACTTTCATCTGTAATGAAAGTGACCAGAGGAGTCTCGTACTGTCCGATTTGGATATGAACACATATTTGAGGTTGCATGTTTTAAACATTGTGTCAAAAGACATTGCGATCTGTCAAACTGTGTGGAGGTCAAACTGTCTCCAGAACCCTAACAAAATGGGCCTCTGTATGTTAAGAAAGAAGATCACAGTAGTGTGGTCCACAGAGGATAAGCCGCAGTAGctgaaaggaataagttcactttgtgaccctcaaagtgatcgaaatctaattcGTAACCCTAaatcacaaaaccggatatctcgaccctctaactcttaaaaccggtgcaatttgactccctcggtggttttggagagcggtttcgctgacgtggcgcctatgtggcagtattgactcggtcttATTTCcatgtggcgttgacgtggcacttaggtggcattaaaaataaaaaatatgtgtgggacccattgtCATCCACCAAAGTAtggatgggacccacataaacCATGCTTcctcatcctccctctctctctttctcttcggcaagcggcggcggcagtcggcgggcggcagcggtgggtggcggcgggagggcaggcgggcgggcgagggcggcggcagcttgTGGCAGTGGGAGGACGAGGGGAACAGTGGCGGGCGGGAGAAGCACGCCGCGGCAGCGACTTCGACTTTGACTCCTGCAATGGCGATGGCAATGGCGGCGTGGTCGGAGGCGAAGCGGCCGAAGAGGAACTTGGATACCTCGGTGACCAGCCCCTTTCTCGCATAGCATGTGCCTGGAAAAGGTGTGGtcgcggacgacgacgaaacCGCGCGGCCCCACGGCGAGGCCGAACCGTGGAACCActcgaggagagggaggagggagagcgcgccgccgaggaggtcgCCTCACGCCGTCACCCCCCTACGCGGCCATCCACCGAGAGGAGAAGCGCCATGATCcggtcgctgtcgccgccgcttcccctcgtcCTCCCTCTGCcacgagcagccgccgccggctccccacATCCTCCCACTGccacaagccgccgccgccagctcccgcCCGCCGGCCTTGGCCCGTCCCTCAGCCGCTGCTTGCACCGCCGCTGGCTCCCCTCGTCCTCCCACTGCcacgagccaccgccgccctcacccgcccgtcctcccgccgccgccggctccccacGTCCTCCCATTGCCACAAGCCGTCGCTGCCCTCACCCGCCCGCCttcccgccgtcgccaccggctCCCGCCTGCCGGTCCCCGTccctcagccgccgctcgcactgccgccggctcccctcgtcctcccactgccacgagctgccgccgccctcaccCGCCcgccctcccaccgccgccgccagttgccaccaccgccggccccCATCCCTCAGCTGCCGCTCGCCGAAGAGtatgagagagagggaggatgaggAGAGCATGGTTTTATGTGgtccccacatgtcaatgggtCCCACCCATACTTTTGGTAGATGACAAATAGGTCccaaacatattttttatttctaatgctacctaagcgccacgtcaacgccacatggaaagaagaccgagtcaatactgccacgtaggcgccacgtcagcgaaatcaCCCTCCAAAatcgccgagggagtcaaatgacaccggttttaagagttgaggggttgagatatccggttttgtggtttagggtcacggattagagttcgatcacttttgagggtcacaaagtgaacttattcctagctGAAAACCCATAAATTGGTGGTACTAGCAAGGCCCATGTAGGGTCTTGGAGATGGAAAATGAAACATGACATGGACAGAAAAAAAGAGTATTGCCAACaagtgccaaaattttgacatatccttttgaaaaaagaaCTTACATCGTATCAAAACATTGATGCTAAGATTCTGTTCCAAAACgtaaagaaacaaaaaggatAAATATTATGTAAGGTAAGTTTAACTTCGAAGtttaaaaatacaataaaattgATAACATGTGATTCTTTAAAACTTGAACTAGATGAGGACCACGCTACTAcgttagtgaaaaaaaaaaggagacagGAGATTCAAGTCTTGAACCTTTGGGTAGAAACAAAAGGTCTCTACGGCCGGGCTATGCATGTGACGCTGAGTTTAGATTACATGGCAAATAGGTGCCACCTTAGTTTGGCGCTAATGGTCTTCTTTTACAATTAATTTTCGATACGATctattttataaatatgttttgaggatcaatttgtcaaaaatttcGGCAACAAACGTGCAAAAAAGAAAGTTTCCGAGCTTAGCTTTCACCTAGAAAGAGGAAAGAAGAGATGAAACGGCAGTTTGCCCTCTTTGTCTGTTCTggtttctgaaaaaaatatcgAAGTGAAAAAAATCTAACCGGTTTCTCTGGCTGTAAACCAAGCCACTGATTACTGAAAAGTAGCTGCATAACTAACCGGACATCGCCGTAGCAGACTAGCAGCAGCCAGGAGCCCAGGAGTGTGCGTGGGACGGCGATTGTCACCCGCACGCGCGCCAAGTCGGAGAGAAAGCCAAAGTGAGAGGAGCCTTCTTTCACGCATCAG
This region includes:
- the LOC127763716 gene encoding UDP-glycosyltransferase 82A1-like; this translates as MGTGRKPVDGDGDGAASAVVFLVPFPAQGHVTPMLHLARALAARGDVAPTVVLPDFIHRRVVRAGGNGGGGGVALASFPSGIPDGDDGDGAPGFASILHAMENRMPAHLERVLMLMRDDDDDRLAAAGRRAACLTVVVDVLASWAVPVAARCGVAAVGFWPAMLASYRVVAAIPELIDRGLVSEYGIPILVNGFNKNQGQVKANLQAEIISLFPEELELSTTDLPWLVGDAATQKSRFAFWLRTMERVKTLRCILVNSFPGEAIAAGADQQQALPQDQQILQVGPLLATIVTDRAKDNSNLRCSPMKTTKNDTSTCQADDRTSCMEWLDQQRPGSVAYVSFGTWVAPIAPGEITELAVGLEATGRPFLWVLKDDPSWRAGLPAGYMDQYSGRGKIVAWAPQEDVLAHGAVGCYLTHCGWNSTLEAIRHGVRMLCYPVAGDQFINCAYIVRAWGVGIRLRSADRGEVVDCVGRIMEGEDGRRLREKLDELRERVMAGEALCVAKRNIEEFIRGISGQRLQ